A stretch of DNA from Oryza brachyantha chromosome 4, ObraRS2, whole genome shotgun sequence:
TGGCAGATCGGTTCGGTTCGGATTTTAGCTTCGGGTTCGGCTGGTGGTATATAAACCCCACGAGATTTTCGACTCGGTGTTGTCTCCTGTCCTTGCGGTGAAGGAACTAGTAGTTTCGAAAGGCCAGTTGTGGTTGGTCGCCGGTGTCGCTATCTTCGGAGATCTGTTAGGAGTGTAGAGCGGTCTTATCCCCCTCCCTTCTCCTGGTGTtgtgctttgttttttttttttttcacgcgtCTAGTTTTTGGTCGCTCTGTTTTCATCTCTCGGGTCTGTGCCTTAAGCCTGTCAGGCTTCTAGGCGTCGTGTACCAAAACTCttttcttctaatatattGACGTGCAAATATTTTGCGCgtccgagaaaaaaaataaaccccACAGGCTACAGCCTCCTTCTCAACCAGCATTTCTATGggaattataaaataataagtaaATTGAGTTGAAAGATTTAAATTCTACCTGAAGATTTTAATTTAGGGTTGACAATTTCGAAATAATTCAAAGCTTGAAGATTTAGGTTGGaattaaaagttcaaaaaataatgaggccgaggcggccgaCTTCCACGGGCGCGTTGGAGCAGATGTTTCACGATGGATACAGATAGTCCATATGTGTCACAACGGATCCCACCCACAAGAGTTAGGAAACCGAGCTGCGTGGCGGATCGTGTTTGGGTTTTCCCCTCCCGGGTGAGACTGTTGCTGTAGTGCGTGCTCATCGTACCGCGCTCCACTTGCGCGCGCCTCTATCGATCGCTGCTCAATCTCGACTCCGCGACGATTCGTCGCCTCGCACTGCTTTAGAACCGCATCACAGCACAGTGGCAGCGCTCGGGTTCGGTTTTGTTCGGCGGGTGTGTGGCTTTCTCCGGTCTAGATTAATCAAAGAAAGAATCTGCGGTATACGATTGGCTTTTGTCTTACTTAGATGATTTACCTATAATCTATAGACTTTTGCTTAACTTCTAAtcccgttccatattatacgACTTCCTAGCGTAAaattatacatgtataaaatttattactagtatgcatatgaatatatatattagactaAACAATCTTATATTACGAAACGAGTACCAACACTGTTTAATTAGCCTATGTTAGTAGTGTATATATTTGCTCTAAGAACAAAATATCCTTGGGACAAAAACTTCTTAAATTTGGCAAAAGGTTTAAACcttcatattgtaaaacatCTAAACTTTGGCCGAAAACTTACCATTTGATATTTGCGATTATTGtctaaattttggtttctttTGACCCAAGAGTATTTCAatcattagaaaaaaaagatgtatcGTACTAACCAGATTAATTCGATGACtctggtcaaaaatatttatcatctaGGATAAGATTTGATCGTACTTCTGAAATTTTGAcaagtaattatttttaaatgcttaatttcaatacaaaacaaatgatatatatatatttgtaaagttactgtcataatatcataaaattatttggtattataattttattttaataaaaagttttacgtcgatgtcaaaattttataagtttaactaaatcttgccataaattataaattttttttatcggagATAGTACAAATTAAGAACAAGTCAACATGATATGTTACGAGGCTGAACGAAGTCGATGGTAAATCACTGAAATTAGCTAAAGTCAATGGTATAGAATGGATTTCTTTTTAGGCCCGTTTAGTcgaaaaacatcgtatcgaatctttggacagctaaataaaatattaaatacacGTGAcattcaaaataattatatagttatgcggaaaatcgtgagacgaatcttttaagcctaattagaacgtgattagatataagtgttacagtaaccaacatgtactaatgacgaattaattagactcaaaagatttatctcgcggtttcaaaaacttgatttgatgtttttgtagtgtctttttacaaactaaacaaggccttaattaAACAGGCAAAGCGTAAAACCGGAGCTCCTCTGCTAAAGAAGGGCCAAAACCCTGCCACAGCGAGTGCTCTTCCAATCCCGTCTCTCTGCATCTCTGCTTCCTCCATTGACCTTGTTCCGGTCTCCAAACCCTCGAGCACCGCTTCTGCTCCTTCCGCCGGATCTGATGGAGGAGGTGGAAGTCGGTTTGCTGGAGGGAGGGATCAGGTGGCTGGGCGAGACCATCCTCGAGAACCTGGACACCGACAAGCTTGACGCCTGGATTCGCCAGGTCGGGCTCGCCGGTGACACGAAGAAGCTCAGATCAGAGGTCGAGAGGGTCGACGCGGTGGTGGCTGACGTGAAGGGGAGGGCGGTCGGGAACAGGTCGCTGGCCCGATCGCTCGGCCGCCTGAGGGAGCTGCTctacgacgccgacgacgtggTCGACGATCTCGACTACTACAGGCTCCATCAGCACgtccaaggaggaggaggtaggCGTGTTAGCAACTAGATGCACCCATGGTGTTCTATATGCACCAAGGAATACTCTGCGAGTGAGGTTCTCAAAGGTCTTGAACCACATCGCAACCTCAAGCATCTATGGATATTTCAGTATAATGGATCTACCTCCCCAACTTGGCTTGCATCTTCACTTGCTTGTCTGCAAACACTTCATCTAGAAAGTTGTGGAGAATGGCAAAGACTTTCTTTAGAAAGGCTATCAATGCTTACAAAGCTTGTGTTGATTAAAATGAGGAATGCAAAAGAAGTCTCAATTCCTTCACTAGAGGAGCTTGTGTTAATTAAATTGCCAAGCTTAAACACATGCTCCTGCACGTCCGTCAGGAACTTGAACGACAATTTAAAGGTTCTGAAAATTATGGGCTGCCCTGCACTGAAGGTATTTCCGTTGTTTGAGAACTGCCAGCAATTTGAAATTGAGCCGACCTCATGGTTGTCCCATCTTAGCAAGCTTGCATCTATGATTGTCCTCTTTTGTGTGTGCACAATCCTCTTCCACCttcatctaaaatttctaaattatcGATCCGTAATGTTTCAACACTTCCAACGGTGGAGGGGTCATTGAGAAATAAGTTAACAATTGGGGTTCCTGGTAAGGATATTTTCGATGAGGATTCTGATCAGCTCATTACATTGGATGAAGAAGTTCTGTCGTTCCATAACCTGAGCTTCCTAACTACATTGGTAATATCAGGTTGTCAAAATCTTATGACTATTTCACTCAAGGGTTTAAGGCAGCTCGTCTGTTTGAAGAGTTTAGAAATACACCATTGCCCAGACCTTCTCTCTTCAAATGTCCCATCAGAGCTAACCCGTGAAAATATGTCAGGAGCAAATCGCGGTGCCCTCCCATCTCATGAACATCTCCATATTGAGGATTGCGGAATAACGGGGAAGTGGCTATCTCTCATGCTGCAACATGTGGCTCTCaaggaattaattttagattacTGCAACCAGATAACAGGGCTATCGGTaggagaggaagaaaacagtcaaccaagtcTTATGTCATCTCTGGAGGATCCGTCGTTAGGATATCCAGGTCGAGACGAACTTCTGTGCGTTTCGTTAAATCTTATGTCATCTCTGAAGAAGTTATCTATTATATGTTGCTTTACTTTGACATTTTACCGGAGCAACCAAGGTTTCGCTGGATTTACCTCCCTTGAGGAGCTACACCTTCAGGGATGCCCCAGGCTGCTCTCATCCTTGGCGCATATCGACAGAAATGATGACCAATCAAACGGAAGATGTCTCCTCCCACTTTCACTTGGAGAACTTCAAATTAGAGAAGTCGATCCCCTAAAAGCGTTGCAGCCCTGCTTTCTAGGGAACCTCACCCGACTGAAAAAACTAGAAATATCCAGAAACCCAAGTTTAACATCTCTGCAGCTGCATTCCTGCACAGCGCTCCAAGAgttgataattaaaaattgtGAGTCGCTTAATTCTCTGGAAGGCTTGCAATCACTCAAAAACCTCAAGGTGTTGCATGCACACAGATGCCTCAGTGGTCATGGAGAAGATGGAAGGTGTATCCTTCCGCAATCACTTGAGGAACTTTGCATCATCGAATACTCTCAAGAAACTCTACAGCCTTGCTTTCCAGACAACCTCACGAGCCTGAAAAAACTCAGACTATTCAAAAGCCCAAGATTAACATCTTTGCAGCTGCATTCCTGCACAGTGCTCCAAGAGTTGATGATTCAAAATTGTGAGTTGCTTAATTTTCTGGAAGGTTTGCAATCACTCAAAAACCTCAAGGTGCTGCATACACAGAGATTCCTTGGTGGTCGTGGAGAAGATGGAAGGTGTATCCTTTCGCAATCACTTGAGGAACTTTACATCAACAAGTATTCAAAAGAAACTCCGCAGCCCTGCTTCCCAAGCAATCTCACTTGCCTAAAAAGATTAGAAGCATCAAACACTTCAAGTTTGAAATATCTAGCGTTGGAATCATGCACGGCACTCGAAGAGTTGACGGTTACATATTGTCAATCGCTCGCCACAATAGGAGGCTTGCAAACCCATCGCAGCATCAGGCAGTTGAAAGTGTGTGGATGCCCTTGCTTGCCTGCAGGTTTGGAGAGTTTGTCGAGCCAGGGATATGAGCCATGCCCTGGACTGGAAAGGTTAGAGATCGATGACCCCTCTGTTCTTACCACGTCGTTCTGCAAGCACCTCACCTCCCTCCAACGCCTAGGGCTTTCCTGGTGCAAAAGCGAAAGTGGAAAGACTAACGGATGGGCAAGATAGAGCGCTTCAGCTCCTCACGTCCCTGCAAGAGCTCCTATTTGACCGCTGCTACAATCTCATAGATCTTCCTATGGGGCTCCACACCCTTCCCTCCCTCAAGAGGTTGCAGATCCGGTCTTGCAGAAGCATCGTGAGGCTGCCGGAGAAGGGCCTCCCACCTTCGTTGGAAGAACTGGATATCTGGTGGTGTAGCAAGCAGCTAGCTGACCACTGCCGAACGCTAGCAAGTAAGCTGAAGGTCAAAATCGATGGGAATTATGTGAAGTGATTACTCGGTGACTTGTTAAGCACACCTTTTCCCACCTGCCCAATTGGGATGGATGACCTTTGAAACCAGTACAGAATGCAAGTACCGTAGGATGGAGATCAACTGTCGCAGAGCTAGCATTGGTTCACCAAGGACCTTCACCTTACCCAAAGAAAGAAATGGCCAAATGAGTGGATCTTTTACTCAGAAGTTATATCAGAAATTGGTTtcgttttttaaaataaaaatatgtcgGAGATTGGTTTCCCTGTGCCAGATTATGTCTTGTATTTTGCTCTGTAATTCTATTCTATGACTGCTGTCATATTAAGTGATAGCAGTCTACCGGCAAAATCAATCTGCTTCACTGTTTTGTAGTATCCGTTCTATAGATCTATCTGCTAATAGCATAATTGTTCTCCATTTTCGTGATTACTAAATGAACTGTGCATATCATGCTATTTTGGCATTCATATTGTGTTCCATGTTGTGCTTGCACCTTCAGCCTTCAGACATTGTTAATACTTACTTCACTTTGTTGTATCCTGTCCTGTGTGCATTCCAGAATTGTTAACACATGCGTGCGATAGCTGATGGGATATCTGAACATACGCactgccaaaaaattttgtgaaCTTGACATCTTCAAGCTTATCATCATTGCAGGTTGCTAAAACCATATCAGAAGTCTGCTAACCAAAGAATTCACTTcagatatataaaataaataccagCATAAGTAATCCAAGCAAAACAGAAAGAATCACTAGGGAAAACCAACGACAAACTAGTCTGTTCAAATTTGTGAAGTGCAAAATTCATCGCTCATGTAAacattggaaaaaaattaattatttgacccttttattttttagaaaaaaaattaaaactaaacccCACCCATCTACTtatttcaattttgaattttttggccACCTCATCTACTTATTTTAAACTATGCCACCTCATGGCGTGGGCATCATTGTTTAGACATGGCCAAAATGTTCAAATCTgaaaataagttgttttagGAGTTAGTTTCATaagaactgaaaaataaaagggttcaaacaattaaaaaagcAACATTGGATGTGTATACCATTTCGATCATGTAAGCATTTAACTATAGATTGACAAAAAGTAAACTTATTGAACGAGCAAACTTAAGCTAATTACTATACTCAAGCAATTTAATAATCACAAAACAGTTTAAGGTATTGCAATATCAGAATATATACAAAACTTTCCCATGCATTAATTAACAGTGAAACATTATAACCAAAACAGGTTGCCATGGCCACAAAAGTATATATCCTCCCACAAAGATTATGACTACAACATCAGTATATTGCTACTTCAATCTCCACAGTGACAATCATGATCAACAATACATCAAATTATTAGAAGAGTATTAAGGGTATATGACAGTTGTAACAAAACAACTGTATTGAGAAGGATAGACACCCAAATGAACCATGTCCACTTCTTCAGATCAGAAAGCCTGACGAATGACAAGTTTACCAATTGCTACCGTGGTCTCCACTTATCACTTACTATATGTACAAAGAAAACCTGCGCTATCAGAATACCCACAAAGCCAATTCACCCACTACATACTATCTTGACTAAATCCAAGCAGATACCCACTCCTCCTAATCAACTTACAAAACATCTACACTTTTGGTGCCTCTACAACAATCACACAAATGGAAATTAATCACCCACCTACTTGAATCCTAATGTTAGAACGACTGCATTATATCAGGGAGTGGGCATTGCCAGATTCTGAGACACTGTCCTTTGAGCTCCCCGAATCTGACCAGAAACATAAGTCAAATAAGAAACAATGCAAAAACTTCGATTCATCAAGAAGTTGAAGGTTAAAATCATAAAGTGGAAATTCGATCATACCACTGGATGATGAGGAGCCACTGCTCACGACCTCAGCATCCTTCTCAATCTCCACTGATTGGTAGGTTGCTGTTGGCATTTCATCCCCAATATCTACATACTCATCTAACTGCTCAGCCAGTGTAGTACTCCTTTCATGATCCTTGTTCTCCtgtaaacaacaaaacaaattaaccatTACAGAAGCTTATTTCACACATCAGGTAACACCAACCAAGAACAAAGCATGCTGCTTACTATTTCCATGACCACATCACCGTTGTCCACCATCGTAGGGGCACTGCTATTCACCAGCACATCACTATCGGTAGCCACGGAAGCATCAATGACATCGGCATTTTCACCATTCACAATGGCAGCCCGTCGACTCTTGTTGAGCGCCTTCTTAAAGTTGTTGACAAATCGATCAAGTTCCCACTGTGTCTCAACATCCATCTCATCAATATCCAGCTCGATCTCACCACCAACCAGCTCTGGATTGCCATTCCTCTTCCGCACAATCTGCAGCACATTGTGCATCTTCTCCTCCGGCAAGCTCTCCAACCCAAGCCTCAACAAGTTCTTCTCCTCCAGGGTCATCTCCCTCTTGTTCGGCTCCCTTGCCTTTGGCTTCCGCATTTTCACATTCCCTGCCTTTGGTTTCACCTGGGCCGGAGCTATTGCCGATGGCAATTCTGGTGGCACTGGCATCAGTGGCTCAAGGAGCTTGAGTTCCTGCTCGAACCAAGACACTGACGCTTTGTACATCTTCTCAAATGAAGCCAGGAGGTCGCCGGCGAAGGTGTGGACCTCGTGGCCGGCAGGGTTGTACCGCAGCGCGTTGTTGAACGTGAGCCGGACGTCGTCGGCGAAGGTGTCGTGCGAGGGGTACCTtccggcggcgagcttcgcCTTGACCGTGCCGAGATCCATGGGGCACTTGATGACGGTGTGGTAGTCGTGGAGCCCGAGGCGGTCGACTTCCACGGGGGCGTTGAACCAGATGCTCCGCTTGTCCTTCCGCAGCTTCGCCAGGATCTGGTCGCACCGCTTCCGCATCGCCGCCACGAGCTTCGCCGGAGGCGGGGGGAAGtcccggcgaggcggcgacccACGCCGCTTCGGCTGACCCTGCTGCTGCCACGTGTCGATCCGGGCGATGAGGGCGCGGACCTGGCCGAGCTCCCCGGCGAGGCGGTCCCGCAGCAGTGCGCGGGCCTCGCGGTGGGCCATCTCGCCCGGCCGCAGCGCCACATAGCCGGACGCCGGGGAGGCCCCCAGCGGCGGCCTCGTGGCCGAGCTCGAGCCGTTGGCGCGCCGCTGGAGGGGGTAGCCAAAGCCAGGGTCAGAACTGGGGGCCACGGGCGCGAGCGGGGCGCGGGCCTCCCCCCACTGGTGGTGGTGAGCCCCGCCCCGGCCGGCGAGCCGGGCGGAggccatcgccggcgagggTTTCGCGTGCTGCTGCGGTGGAGCGCGCGCCCGTGGGTGTGTCATGGGTGGAGCCgacgagattttttttttcttctcggTGGCGGGTGGATCTGCCCGCGAGGCGAGAAAGGCGAAATCCTGACCGCTCATGTCTATTCGGGGCTTGATCTGACGTGGAGATCTCCGTAGAGTTGCCCGCGGGCAGAGGGGAGTGGACGGCTAGGATGTTGGGTGCGGTGTGGACGTGGCGCGATCTTGTTTCATGATCGTTTTGACGTGAGTCGTGGAAGAAGtgaaacggtatatttttaaataaaacataatttataaagtaaaattttatatagatattttagtggtctaaaagtcaacgttgaaaataaatttcgataaaaatcttaaaatttacttaaatttaaggttgaaaaatttaaaatttagcatataaatatagacgaAAAAATATGAGTGATATGATAATGGTAGCAAGAGAATAATAAGGTGTGCGTGATTGTACTTTGtgaagtagcttattattATGACTACATTACATTGTGATGGAGCATATACATGCGTTGTGCATGTTCAAAACGCTCCCCTGCCTTGCATTCGAAATACTACCTACATGTATCAGCGTACATCAGTAGCCGTAACACAATATCAAAGTATGAAAGTAGGGTTAATcgttatatttttactaattaACCACGTACGGTACATACACATACGTTAATATACACGCGAGTAGACACGTAGTACTCCGTATTAAGTAAGAACCATTTTATTAGCTGCATATGTAGCTGTCATGGGCAGAGAGCATTACTAGCATGACGCATTCGTTCTTCGACTAAAACCACAACGAGAGCATCACCATGAGTGTCGATCGAGTTTACGCGCCGATGCTGGAGCACGCTGCTGctttggccgccggcgccggcgccggttgGTCGATGGGGACCCGCTTCTTCTCGCCGTGGACGACGGCAGCGGAGGCCGAGctcccgacgacgacgacgcgccgcTTCTCCTTGGTCGTCTCGGCGCGCACCACGACCAAGGAGCTGCTGCCGACCATCACCACATTGttgcgaggaggaggagtaggcggcggtggtggcggcgccgccactgCGGCAGCGATGACGCCACGCAACACCGTGTACCTCGTCGACAGCTCCATGACTAtggccgccgcagccggcgcctccggctcctcctccgctaTCGTGTCCAGCATCGTTGCAGGGAaccagcggcgccggcgcccgaTGATCGACGACGACagatgcggcggcgccacctcgACGGAGAACCGGGCGACGAGCTGCGCCTTCGCCATGGCCATGGTCGGTCGGCGTCGAGCGTGGGCTATGCACAGCGACCGGCGAAATGCATGGGAAGTTTTACACTTCAGCTCAAGAATCTGTGGCCATGGAAGCTCTGTGCTAAGCTAGCTAAGCTTACTGGAAATCGAAGCTCAGGTGCTCGTATTTATAGACAGGTATTGTCAACGTGTCAACTTGGAGTTGCAAGTATGTcttgcaatttgcaaatgGGTGGTTCTCTCTGGTGGAAACTGATCGGCTACTTCATAATTTTGGatagaaaatagaaatgaGAAATTTTTGGAGGCAGGGATGAATGAGTTGAAAGTGAGTTGACGAGAGACACAGGGtgattgtaaaaaaatcaaacggtatatttgcaaaaaataatttatgggtaattttttatatacgtgtttttagcgatttaaaagtcaaggttttaaaataaattacgatgaaaaaatcttaaaatcaactttaaaaattaaggttgaaaatttaaatttgtctgATAAGCATAACTGCATAAGTAGAATAGAGTGTGACAATCAACGTCAATGTGATCAGTACTAATGCCTAGGGAAGTTTGTTTTACTGTCCAGTAATAAATGAAGAATGAATTGTTATTACAGGAAAATGATGAATATTCTTCTGGGAGAGAAAATATCGTGGATTGTTTCATGTCTGGTTATGTTGGACTTGGTCAGAAAATATACTGAGCCAATCAGCTGAACAAACGCTAAAGCTGATAAAGTCATGGAAGATTTGTATTGGCTTTAACCTTCAGGTGTTAAAGGTGACAAGTGACTATACTTGGAGAAAACAAAGGAACACCACAAATCTTCAGAGATAAGactgcacgaacacaactctGAGAGTGAGAACAGAAGCCATAAATCATTCATAAAGCACCCAAAATTTGATGCACCATCTCTCTTTTTATGCAACACCCACAGCAAAAAACAACTCCATCCAATACAATTATACAAATGTGATCCTGTATACATTTCTGCagagaaataatatattgatgATTAAAGATAACTGTCAATTTCATCAGCTTTTCTATAGAAGATTGTAGAGAGGATTCCCCGTGGAAGAGGGCAATTGCACAGGGCAGAAAAGAGTTCCTTTCGTTTCCTTTAGGCAATAAACTGCAAGGGGTCATGGCTGTCCCTGTACAGGCCGTCCTGTGCAGTTTGGGCACTGCTTAAATTACTGCTGGCCCGTACTCCAGTCAGCAACTTGGTACTCGCCGTATAGCACCATGGTGCTTGCATgggttaggaaaaaaaattgaaaccaaTATTGTTGCTAATATTGGAAGTTTGTCGAGTTGTTTGATATATAACCTCTATCTTTTTATattcgtttatgtttataagttaaaatttaaatttttaaccttaaatttaaagttgattttaaagcttttttattgaattttattttccagcattagcttttagatcgctaagaatatgtatataaaaattttattcataaattatttttttatttgcaaatatgttgggttttttcatgaaaaataaatcaaacaatcacccctatatGTGTAGGTGCAACTACATTATTGGCAAAGGCTCATTTGTCAATATGTGTTACTCCTATAAGATTATTTGGTATAATTGTCATGTTTGTTATTGTCCCTTCCATCTCCATGTTCATGAAGATTGACACCCGAaccaataaatttttatgttgAAACGAAATATCTAGTAAGGCGATTGAAGCATCATTATTACACGATCATTTTTCGAAATCAAAGTACAGTGGTTTGCTGGAATATAATTGATGATTTGTGATcacaggattttttttcacttcatctctcttctcatCCACAAGAACCCAATAGGGCATCTGTCACTCCAGAATCAGTGAGCAGTGAATGTCAATGCCAAGAACAGTAGCGTATATCAAGATTCAGAGAACAACAGGCTAGTAGAATTTTCGTTTTTGGACTTGGTTTCCCATGATCTTACGTTCAACAACAGTACAACAAAATTCAT
This window harbors:
- the LOC102710015 gene encoding transcription factor GTE2-like → MTHPRARAPPQQHAKPSPAMASARLAGRGGAHHHQWGEARAPLAPVAPSSDPGFGYPLQRRANGSSSATRPPLGASPASGYVALRPGEMAHREARALLRDRLAGELGQVRALIARIDTWQQQGQPKRRGSPPRRDFPPPPAKLVAAMRKRCDQILAKLRKDKRSIWFNAPVEVDRLGLHDYHTVIKCPMDLGTVKAKLAAGRYPSHDTFADDVRLTFNNALRYNPAGHEVHTFAGDLLASFEKMYKASVSWFEQELKLLEPLMPVPPELPSAIAPAQVKPKAGNVKMRKPKAREPNKREMTLEEKNLLRLGLESLPEEKMHNVLQIVRKRNGNPELVGGEIELDIDEMDVETQWELDRFVNNFKKALNKSRRAAIVNGENADVIDASVATDSDVLVNSSAPTMVDNGDVVMEIENKDHERSTTLAEQLDEYVDIGDEMPTATYQSVEIEKDAEVVSSGSSSSSDSGSSKDSVSESGNAHSLI
- the LOC102710296 gene encoding uncharacterized protein LOC102710296 is translated as MAMAKAQLVARFSVEVAPPHLSSSIIGRRRRWFPATMLDTIAEEEPEAPAAAAIVMELSTRYTVLRGVIAAAVAAPPPPPPTPPPRNNVVMVGSSSLVVVRAETTKEKRRVVVVGSSASAAVVHGEKKRVPIDQPAPAPAAKAAACSSIGA